In Candidatus Binataceae bacterium, the genomic stretch CGGCGCCGTGACGATGGAGGTACGAGAACAGATGGTAAACGACCTCGACGCGGTCCTTGTAATCGACGCCGGTCTCGTTCGACAGGCAATCCATCGCAAGCTCTGGTTCCTCGCGCAGGTAGCGGCAGATTTCGAGGAGCGCGGCCGGATCGACGACCGCAAAGGGGTCGGGCTTTTTCTCTACCGTCTCCAGAATCCGCTCGCCGAAGCGCCCCTTGAGTCGCTCGTATATCTGGAGCGGCTCCATCGTTGACGGCGGCTAAGCGGCCTCTCCGTTGGCGGCTGGCGCCTTGGCGAGCCAGCGCTCGGTCATGATCTTCTCCTGCAGCTTCAGCAGGCCCTCGGTCAGCGCTTCCGGACGTGGCGGGCATCCCGGCACGTAAACGTCGACCGGGATTACCTTGTCGACTCCGTCGCACACCGAGTAGGCGAGCTGGAACAGGCCGCCGCAGTTCGAGCAGCTGCCCATCGAGATTACGTACTTAGGATCGGGCATCTGGTCGTAGAGCAGCCGCGTCCGCAGCGCCATCTTGAGCGTCAGCGTGCCCGCGATGATCATCAGGTCGGACTGGCGCGCGGAGGCGCGCGGCGTGGCGCCGAAGCGTTCGATATCGGCACGTGGACCGCCGGTATGCATCAGCTCGATC encodes the following:
- the nuoB gene encoding NADH-quinone oxidoreductase subunit NuoB — translated: MPLLNSLPDYVLTTKTDELINWMRKSSIWYMLFGLACCAIELMHTGGPRADIERFGATPRASARQSDLMIIAGTLTLKMALRTRLLYDQMPDPKYVISMGSCSNCGGLFQLAYSVCDGVDKVIPVDVYVPGCPPRPEALTEGLLKLQEKIMTERWLAKAPAANGEAA